Proteins encoded within one genomic window of Carassius carassius chromosome 22, fCarCar2.1, whole genome shotgun sequence:
- the LOC132099255 gene encoding uncharacterized protein LOC132099255 gives MNKYLKHFQKTVPLCINSGYTNTDEEHNTVHYGRETSVRLLTLKLSESEQKYRKGKMNREHGKSINDVYENDIVTKGTFGKRTTDSHTTRIQSSELTGSDGVMIRSSRAAAVVFVLLCVLLLTARIILCATFTQERQELLTKITNLTEERDQLQTNNMNLTEERDQLQTNNMILTEERDQLKSEKNELQKNFAVNVRLMSSAFVSVWSFPGGSRERTSGGGYNGAVTRMGVRFRGDFVKNISGSSGHFWIGLTDVEVEGRWKWVDGSTLTSGSFMNKYLKHFQKTVPLCINSGYTNTDEEHNTVHYGRETSVRLLTLKLSESEQKYRKGKMNREHGKSINDVYENDIVTKGTFGKRTTDSHTTRIQSSELTGSDGVMIRSSRAAAVVFVLLCVLLLTARIILCATFTQERQELLTKITNLTEERDQLQTNNMNLTEERDQLQTNNMILTEERDQLKSEKNELQKNFAVNVRLMSSAFVSVWSFPGGSRERTSGGGYNGAVTRMGVRFRGFMAHLVVFIDGWKCHQSSLYFISSEMKNWTESRSYCRERAADLIIINNTEKQDFVKNISGSSGHFWIGLTDVEVEGRWKWVDGSTLTSGFWASTEPDSHQGTDEDCAINYSEGWADYPCDYMSKWICEESILK, from the exons ATGAATAAAtacttgaaacatttccaaaaaacaGTTCCTCTCTGCATAAATAGTGGCTACACAAACACTGATGAGGAACACAACACAGTCCACTACGGGAGAGAAACTAGTGTTAGATTATTGACTCTGAAACTGTCAGAAAGTGAACAAAAATATAGAAAAGGGAAAATGAACAGAGAACATGGGAAAAGCATCAATGATGTCTATGAAAATGACATTGTTACAAAAGGAACATTTGGAAAAAGGACCACAGACAGTCACACAACAAGAATCCAGTCATCTGAACTCACAG GAAGTGATGGTGTGATGATCAGAAGCTCCAGAGCAGCTGCAGTAGTGTTCGTGCTGCTGTGTGTTCTTCTGCTGACTGCACGCATTATACTGTGTGCCACCTTCACTCAAGAGAGACAAGAGCTGCTAACTAAGATCACCAACCTCACAGAAGAGAGAGACCAGCTACAAACCAACAATATGAACCTCACAGAAGAGAGAGACCAGCTACAAACCAACAATATGATCCTCACAGAAGAGAGAGACCAGttgaaatcagaaaaaaatgaaCTTCAGAAGAATTTTGCGG TAAACGTGCGATTGATGAGCTCAGCCTTTGTCTCTGTGTGGTCCTTTCCGGGAGGGTCGAGAGAACGAACCAGTGGAGGGGGTTAcaatggtgccgtgacccggatgggagtgaggtttaggggg GATTTTGTGAAGAATATTTCTGGTAGTTCTGGTCATTTCTGGATTGGTCTGACTGATGTTGAAGTGGAGGGCAGATGGAAATGGGTTGATGGCAGCACACTGACCTCTGG TTCCTTTATGAATAAAtacttgaaacatttccaaaaaacaGTTCCTCTCTGCATAAATAGTGGCTACACAAACACTGATGAGGAACACAACACAGTCCACTACGGGAGAGAAACTAGTGTTAGATTATTGACTCTGAAACTGTCAGAAAGTGAACAAAAATATAGAAAAGGGAAAATGAACAGAGAACATGGGAAAAGCATCAATGATGTCTATGAAAATGACATTGTTACAAAAGGAACATTTGGAAAAAGGACCACAGACAGTCACACAACAAGAATCCAGTCATCTGAACTCACAG GAAGTGATGGTGTGATGATCAGAAGCTCCAGAGCAGCTGCAGTAGTGTTCGTGCTGCTGTGTGTTCTTCTGCTGACTGCACGCATTATACTGTGTGCCACCTTCACTCAAGAGAGACAAGAGCTGCTAACTAAGATCACCAACCTCACAGAAGAGAGAGACCAGCTACAAACCAACAATATGAACCTCACAGAAGAGAGAGACCAGCTACAAACCAACAATATGATCCTCACAGAAGAGAGAGACCAGttgaaatcagaaaaaaatgaaCTTCAGAAGAATTTTGCGG TAAACGTGCGATTGATGAGCTCAGCCTTTGTCTCTGTGTGGTCCTTTCCGGGAGGGTCGAGAGAACGAACCAGTGGAGGGGGTTAcaatggtgccgtgacccggatgggagtgaggtttaggggg TTCATGGCTCATCTGGTTGTGTTTATAGATGGATGGAAGTGCCATCAATCCAGTCTTTATTTCATTTCTTCTGAGATGAAAAACTGGACTGAGAGCAGAAGTTACTGTAGAGAGAGAGCagcagatctgatcatcatcaacaacacagagaaacaa GATTTTGTGAAGAATATTTCTGGTAGTTCTGGTCATTTCTGGATTGGTTTGACTGATGTTGAAGTGGAGGGCAGATGGAAATGGGTTGATGGCAGCACACTGACCTCTGG GTTCTGGGCGTCAACAGAGCCAGACAGCCATCAGGGAACAGATGAAGACTGTGCTATAAATTATTCAGAAGGATGGGCTGATTATCCATGTGATTATATGTCTAAATGGATCTGTGAAGAAAGTATTCTTAAATGA